A window of Pseudophryne corroboree isolate aPseCor3 chromosome 1, aPseCor3.hap2, whole genome shotgun sequence genomic DNA:
AGAACCTCATATAAAAGTGTTAagggagggttacatttggaggcaagtCTGCTGAGATTACGAGTTTAATAAGGATGGAGAATTTAACAGTAGAGGATATATACACTTGGTGTTTGCAAAAGGAGAAAAATCCTAAAAAGTGTTTAGCAATAGGAGGAAATTTCTCTGAATTTTCAGATGAAGAAGTCGTTAGAACAATTATAGACAAATTATATGGGGTTAAAAGACCTAAGATTGTGGATAAATGGAGAGAAGAAATAGCTATATTAATAGAAGCTGAAAGGGAGTTAGACCCATGTATGATACCAATGATGATAATGGCAAATGAGGAAATTGGGAGGCGGTGGTATATTATCTGGCCTAAGAGAAAAGATGAGGAAGTTAGTAATGCACACATATCCGCTTCTAGGGATACCCCTGAAAGGGAAAATGCACATAGTAATACACAAGGGAATGGTGCAAATGTAGATGGGTCACAGTTTGAGACAATGGTAGATAGAGTGGTTACCCAGTTAGAACGCTGGCACTATGAAGGGAGCTATAGGAGATTACGAATATTTTCGGGAATAGTGCCTGTACCACTAGGTGAAGAAACGTTTGAGTCCTGGAAGGAAGCTGCTGTTCAGCAAGCTGAGGGATGGCAATGCCCTGATAAAATAAAAAGGCAAAGAGTGGTTGAAAGCCTAAGAGGGCCTGCCATGGGAATAATACAGGCAGCTAGAAGAAGTAATCCACAAGCTACTCTTGAGACGTATTTTGAGGCTCTAGATTATGCCTATGGCACATTAGAAGATGTAGGGGATTTAACATCTAGGTTGCATCATACGTTCCAGGAACCTGGAGAAAAGTTAAGTGCTTACTTAATAAGATTGGACACACTTTTGTACAAGATAGTCGAAAAAGGTGGAATCACCCGGGAGGAAGTAGATAGAAGCAGAATGAAACAGTTACTGAGGGGAGCACTGACCACTGATTCTGTGGCCCAGAAAATTAGATGTTCTGGAACAAGGGAAACTATTCCTACTTTTAATGAATTGTTAAAAGAAATAAAGCAAGAAGAAGTATTAATTGAAATGagagaaaaaactataaaaaaggTTAAAGTCGTTCAACCCTCTATAGAAGTAAATCCTTTTGAAGATAAGATAGTTAAAATGATAGAGGAGCAAAATAAGAAGATAGAGCAATTTATAGCCTCTCAAAGTAGCAGAAACTCTGGAAACCTTTCTCAAAGGAATAATAACAATTCATCTGATCGAGGCATGGGAAGAGGCAACTCTTACAATAATAGAGGAAgaggatgttttagatgtggtagaaTGGGACACAGAGCCTTTGAATGTAGTGTTAATACTGACGGATCATCTTCAAGAACTCCTGTAACAAATTATAACGCACATAGAGGAAATACTACGGGACAGGGAAACGAACAGGGGAGGgctgtgaacccctcacagtccccctagaagtcagctactgtgccatggggaattcctggtggaatgggaaagtgccagagggtttatTGGGACCTACTCCCATAGTTCCTGCATCTATTAATGGGAATAATTGTAAGGTACTTTTGGATAGTGGATCCCAGGTATCTATAATTTTTGAAACATGGTATAATGATCATATATCAGATGTACCCATACAACCACTCAGTGGGTTAGTCATCTGGGGGTTAAGTGTAGAAAGATATCCGTACTTGGGTTATGTACACGTAACCCTTGAATTTGATAGTAAAACCCCTGAAGAGCCTTTAGAAGTACCTTTTATTGCTCTTATATGTCCTGAAATTCAGGGAGAAAGAAATGGACCCCCTGTGATTGTGGGGACTAACACTCAGTTATACCATGTACTATCTAATTGGTGCCAGAATGAAGATGGACGAATTATGGATGTAGGACATACTTTGCTAGTGCAACCAGAAATAAATCCTAGTGAAAGTGAGAACGAATTTGATGTTTGTTTTCAGGAAAGTGATATGTTAGAAGGAGACAAGATCTCTTTAATTAAAGAATTAGAAAACAGGAAACAAGCGTACTCAACAGGAGAATGGGACTTAGGAGAAGCAAGAGGAGTAAAGCATGGCATAAAGTTAAATGATACAAGTCCTTTTAGAGAGCGTTCCCGTAGGATAGCACCTGCAGATTTTGAAGACGTTCAGTTACATCTGAAGGGATTACTGGAGAACCAAATCATAATAGAGTCCCGTAGCCCATATGCCTCTCCTATTGTAATAGCAAGAAAAAAAAATGGAAAGATCCGTATGTGTGTAGATTATAGGACACTGAATTCTCAAACCGTACCAGACCAGTACACAGTTCCTAGGATTGACGAGGCATTACATTGCTTACAAGGGAGCAGGTGGTTTTCTGTACTCGACCTAAGAAATGGATTTTATCAGATCCCTATGTGcccagaagatagagaaaaaacagCATTAATCTGCCCATTGGGATTCTTTGAATTCTTGAAGATGCCACAAGGTATAAAGGGAGCCCCTGCTACTTTTCAAAGGACTATGAAAAAAGTTATAGGAGACATGAATTACAGAGAAGTTATTGTCTACCTAGATGACATTATTGTTTTTGGAAATTCCCTTGCTGAACATAACTCCCGTCTATTAAAAGTAATAGATAGATTAATAGAGGGAGGACTGAAGTTATCCATTGATAAGTGCCAATTATGTAGGTCCTCTGTGAAATACTTGGGACACATTGTAGGTAGGGAAGGAGTGTCAACTGACCCTGCCAAAGTTGATGCAGTGAGGAATTGGCCCTGTCCAACTAAATTGAAAGAACTTAGATCCTTTTTAGGGTTCTGTGGTTATTACCGCCGTTTTGTCCCGAACTATTCTAAAATTTCAAAGCCTCTTACTGATTTGACTAAAGGGTAtcccccaaataataaaaagaaaaccaCTAAAGCTATATCCAACCAATGGTTCAAACCAAGTGAACCATTTGGAAACAGATGGGATCCTAAATGTGAAATGGCTTTTCAAGCTCTAAAAGAAAAACTGACGGGTGCTCCAGTCCTGGCATATGCTGATCCAACCCTTCCATATGTACTTCACACAGATGCTTCACTAGAAGGAATAGGAGGGGTATTATATCAAAAGCACCAAGGTGAACTGAAACCTGTGTCTTTTACTAGCCGGGGCCTATCCATTAGTGAAAAGAACTATCCTACCCATAAGTTGGAATTTTTGGCTTTAAAGTGGTGTGTGGTAGAAAAATTCCATGACTATTTGTATGGTGTACCTTTTGAGGTACACACCGAGAATAACCCTTTAACTTATacacaaacaacagcaaaactcGATGCTACTGGACACAGGTGGCTTGCAGCATTGGCCTTGTATAACTTCTCTCTAAAATATAGATCTGGAATAAATAATATTGATGCTGACTCGTTGTCTAGGATCCCCAACCAGGGTAGTAGTGACGTTGAAGAAGAATGGATTGAAGTGCCTATGGGAGATGTGAAAGGGATATGTCATCAAATACAAATTGGGGAAATGATGCCAGGAGAAATGTTGAGTCCTCTAGGAGCCACTTCTGAAGCTCTCCCATTATCATATTGTTGGCTGAGTAATTTTGAGTTAGAAGGGTTGCCCAGACTCCGGAGAGGTCAGATACAGAATGATCAAAATCAGGATTCAGACATAAGAGatgtaataaaaaaaatggaaCAGAGTTGGAATCCAAAGCCCCCACTAGTTACCAAGGGAGCTAAGTTATTGGAACGACAGAGGAACAAGTTATTCCTAACAGATGGGTTATTATATCGTATATCTAAAAAACATGAAGGAGGTGAAAGGAAACAGTTAGTACTGCCTAAAAAACACAGAAATAGAGTAATGAAAGCTTTGCACAATGACCATGGCCATTTAGGATATGATAAAACTCTAAAGTTAATATCTGACAGATTTTATTGGCCAGGAATGAGGGGGGAAGTAGAAAGCTACTGTAGAAACTGTGGAAATTGTATAGTTCGGAAAACTGTAGTTAAGCAAGTTGCCCCTTTGGTCAATTTTAAAAGTAGTGGGCCTATGGATTTGGTATGCATGGATTTTTTGACATTAGAAGTAGAACCAGGGAAGAAATGCCACATATTGGTGATAACTGATCATTTCACCCGATACGCCCAGGCGTATGTTACACCAAATCAAAAGGCATCAACAGTGGCAAACACATTATGGACCAAATTTTTTGTCCACTATGGTTTTCCAAACAGACTTCACTCTGACCAAGGCAGAGAATTTGAAAGTAAACTAATAAAGGAGCTTTGTGTAACCTGTGGAATAACTAAATCTAGGACAACTCCCTATCATCCTCAAGGTGACCCTCAACCTGAGAGGTTCAACAGAACCTTGTTGGATATGTTGGGAACATTGAACCCCTTTGATAAAAAGTACTGGAAAAGGCATACTGACCGGTTAGTTCATGCATATAATTGTACCCAAAATGAAGCCACAGGGTATTCTCCATATTATTTAATGTTTGGTCCGGAAGCCAGGCTTCCCATAGATGTATGTATGGGGATATCCACTAGTGACAAACCTGCTATTTCCCACATAAAATACATAAGGAAGTTGCGAGAAGAGTTGCAGGAGGCTTATGATATCGCTGAATGTGCAGCCAGGAAATTAGgattaaaaaataaaactagatATGACAGGAAAGTCCGTGACCATGAGTTAGTTCCAGGGGATCGAGTCTTATTAAGACATCTAGGGACACCTAGGAAGTTTAAAATTTCAAATAGGTGGAGGGAAGATCCCTTTGAGATTGTTGAGAAACTTTCAAACTTACCTGTATATAAGATCAAACCTGAGGCGGGAGATGAACGGATATTGACATATCATAGGCAGCATCTTTTGCCTATAGGGAAAGAAGTTCGGTTAGAAGGGTTTGAACTAAACGATACTACCAGTACAACTAATAAAAGAACAAGAAGTAGAGATGCAATACCCAATGAATTAAGTATGATAAATACTTAGATGATGAACCAGAGATACAAGGGTATTATTATAAGGATGAGAGTTTGGGCTCTGGTAAATTTACTGATGACCATGTTACTGAGGGTCTCCTAGAACATGTGGAAGGTAATATCCAAAAGTCTAATGATAACTATCCATTGGAAGGAAATCTGGACTATTGTAATGTTGAAAGTCCAAGAGTATCAGATGACTCTGATAGGTATTCATATCCTTATAGTGAAATAGAGAAGGAGCAGGTATGGGATAGATCAAAAAGGGTATGCCGACCCCCATCTATGCTTACTTATGATGAATTAGGAGAACCTAGCATTGTACCCAGAATAATACATCCCAATATGGTAGATGTGTGGCCTTACTATGGGTACTTACCCATACAAACCTGGAGTTAGTCAAATTAGAAATGGTGATCCAGTTGCTTAAAATTATTCAAAatggatcaccagggggagagtgtaatatgAATTTTATGCTGTTACTATATGAAatgttatgtgtataatatatatttatatttattcatgtattggcatgtaatgtatgtataatatttAATAGATGTGTATATGAAAGGATACAACATAAGAAAAACAGAGGTCATCCAATATAAATTATTGGTTCAGCAGCTGTGGTGTGCTATTTTAGATGAGAGCCAGACATTGTGAGCCGGCAATAATCTGCAGAGCAGTGAATGGTAGCATAGGGGTCTCTAATGTTGTCCACGCGCTGCGGGAGTAACAACCTGCAGGGCGAGAAAAGCGGGTCCACGAGCCAAAGGCAAAGCTGACCGCGAGCTTAGGGGAAAGATAGGTACTGATTGGCGGCGGCAGGGGGGATagcgcgcggctccggcgggaagCGGGCGGCACGAGCCGGAGGTCTGGGGAGAAAAAAAAGAGCTCCCCGCCGGCAGACAGTAGAATGCTGTTCCCCCGGGTGGAGTGTGTACACTGTGTCCAGAGCGCTGCTGAAGAGCTGCAGTGGCGCTGCTAGGATAAGTGTATCACACCGGCACCAGGCATACCTGACTGAGGGAGCTGACAGAGGCCTCTGGTGGCAGAAGCGAAAGCCGGAGACGCAGTGCCGAAGTCCGCGCTGAAGTCCGGGGCGGTGAGAGGCGGTGCAGGGGAGGCTCCGTTCCAGCCTACCATGATGACGCAGGGGGCGGCAGACGTTGggggccgaacaactgctccctagcAATGGAGGGACGCCAAAGCCGGGTCGCCTTCAGCAAACTTAAGAAGGCAAAAGCGCCACCCATAACAGCGTGCATCAGCCTCATCACCCAAGCCTGTCAGCAAGCCAAAGGGAGGAATCGGGGGAGTGTTCACCTGCGATCAGCGTTCTGAGGAGTGTAAGTGCATATTTAACTTACTGCATTACTATCACACTGAGGGGCAAAGCACTTACAATAGACTTCTCAGCCTACCACATAGAATCCCTTTATGAGGAAGATATTACACTGCAGGAGCTTAAATCATATACAGCTGCAGTATAAAATACTAGAGATAGGAGTGCCTACATTGTCGTGTAAATAGAAGAAGCAGTAGCTGAGGGGCATTGACTATAAATCCTATCTCCTCATAAGTAGAGCCTGGTGACACATTAACAGAGAAACTGTCCTGGAAGAATTAATTTAGCTCAGCTGAATAGAGATAGACTTTTTTTTTGGATGTCATCACTTACTCAGCAGGACAGCTCCACGctattgcttatatatatatatatatacatatcaaccCCTAAGGAAAAAGACTGAGATTTAGGTGAAGACCTCAggggtaaataaaaaaaaacgcaAGTGTACTGTAATAGGAAGCAGCTCGAATTCATTTAAAGGTCTGCAGCATAGAGTGGCAAAAGTAAATATGGAGCCATAATGCATCGGTCTTGGATCTTCATTTAAGGTACAACCTTAATAAACTTAAAGGTGGGCCTCTcaaatatattatattaccctttaCCTTTTTAAGTACAGTGGAAAAGACTAATATATCTGAACCAAGAGATAAATGCATTGCTTACTACATTTGCAGTTTTAAAGCTACGAAGATAGTGTTAGTAACCTCATAAATTGCATAAAGTTACAGAAAGGGAAATTAGCAGTAAGAAAAAGAACAGCCAGGACTTATGCAGTTACAAGGCATCCGCTTACAGTGTGGCAAATAATTGAAACATCACAGTAGCAGCCATCGAGATGGATACATTTACTAAATGCTAGTTGTTAGACTACATAGTATTACAGGGAGAGGAAATACAATTGTAGCAGAGTGCCGGATATTTCATGCTGGTTGTTTCATAGACATTACCTGCTATCTTTAATGAGGAGACTCTAGCATAATTAAGGAGGAGGACATTATGCTACTTATACCACTCATCCTATGACTAAGTTTCAGTGTGGTTTGGGATGTTATACAAGGTATTCAATAGTGTACACTAATTTAAGGGCCCAGACATTGCGCTTTGttttgagtacccgggtcactcttgcACTAATATTACGGTCAattttttttgtatattgcatgcaaaacAACTTGTATAGGCTCTAGAGGGAGGAATATTGGGGCAGGATTGAAATGTAATTTTACTTCACTATGTTGGTAATAAATGCATGTACTTATACTTACCATGTATGTTGACTTGATGTGAAATTTCATCCGGAGATCCTGAAATGAGAACAGAAGAACAGGTATAACATTATACTGAAattaatgtatacatatatatactcagGATACAGATAAATTTGTAGTTACTATTCATTATATAgaaaggcttacccaggcaagcccaaaTAAAATAGCATGGGTGGAGGCACCGATATTGAATAACCATTCCCTATCAAAGTAAACAAGAACCTCATATAAAAGTGTTAAGGGAGGGttacatttttaaacatattttgatATCACAATGCAAATTCTGTCTATCCAACATGTGTCATTTTATGATCACAGCTGCAAATCTTAATGAATACTGTATATCCCAATGAGAAATACCTAATCTATAGATGCCATGTATTTAACTTCTCACACTAACAATGCAGTAGCAAACGCAGCAATTCTAGAGAggggttccaaatgcaatccacaatctcacaCTCTGAGGAACATtcaagcaagtgcgggagtctgggggtgtGGTAGAAGATCCcattaacgaccctggacattcatgtaaacaatggtctttttatacagtaCACTGTATACTATATTAAATATagaattaatatttaacactatcgaTTGtctgtagtataggctgtatcaaatatatttaatttatataaataagataagtggtcaggaaaaggttaaatataccttaataaataaataaatacacaaacataatataaccagtactgcactttctaagcacacattctcccacctcataaggctcctgtctcttcttcctggtagctactccctggtccagtgcactgattgaggactcagagccACACATAccgcaaacttggtagaaaaagctgctaccactgggcacgtgcagaggctccactctgtcccttaaactgcatgatgttgtGGAAgtcctagtaatcatattatatacctttGCTATTGTTGTCTTAATTTTAGCCTCTTGCCAGGAGGAGGAGGGTTTtcaggcaactggaacccccccttgCATTCGCCTATGCAATGTGCTTTAATATGTATAGTACCATCATTTTCTAGCTGCCTTACTTTACGGTACTTCTTACACGTATAAATAGCAAATTTGTAAATGAGCAAGGAAAGATCTCCGTGAAAAAAATATTTTGGAGATGTATACAACGTGACTGTCTTTTGAATAATGGCATTCATTTAATCTAAATTCATTATTAGACAAGTCTCTTTGACAAGAGAGTATGTGTCACTGAAAGCTCAGTTAAAAGGTGAGTCTATCATGAGCTGCTGGTTTAATGTTAGTCCTGCCTTCAAACATGATTGCCAATTACATGTATTATATTGTCAAAATGATGTTATTTGCTGGTGGCGGATTTTCTTGATGGATTATTCAACAAACAAAACAGAGAATTCTGCTGACAGATCCTAGCTTTCAATGTAAGTGATGGAAAGAACGGTATGAAAATTTCACAATTGCGTgtggaccagaggcggaactaccgccagtgcaaccagtgcgttgcactggggcccgcctctgtccaggggcccaaagcatgtaatgagtcaaactgactcattacatgccgctgcgtgctgcgggcaaccgctgcccgcagcgcacagccgcccggagaggagaggagcagcggtacgggggaaggaggaggagggaggtggaggagggagccgcagcagcgctttgttactagtggaggcgctgctgctgctgcccctctgcttcactataggctgtcttccgagaacagtgatgggaaatctagttcactttggtgattagttcattatgatctagttcactgaaaagattagttcagaagattagttcatctagttcatttagttcatcatttcactcactgactctgagactgaaaggagtgattagatttagaactagtctagactattacacatagagtaggtatttctaatactagctcattgtaggagttataatctttttaaaatgatcagatgtgtgtaatatgtcagatttttttatttttaagaaaagcaatacgttatatagcaaccttacactgacatatgtatctctgcaatattaatcccattgttggtactcctttttacttcataatatgcaagtgaaagacccaaataCAGAGTAATTTCATAAGTCACTTttagttttttctgcttttaaaatacagtaattaaaagaaaaacaaagtccctttgccccaatgtaacagaccttagagagataaagtggagatgttgcaaagtaaccaatcagcttctgtcatttatcttcaacagtatataaagtgacagaagctgattggttgctaggggcaactgctcaactttatgtcacttgaaggttcatagtacatatccccctgtgtcttgtgtggagtaatcataccctacagcaggcatgtccatactgcggccctccagctgttgtgaaactacatatcccagcatgccctgacacagttttgctgtcagagaatgctaaagctgtgtcagggcatgctgagatgtgtaaaaatggggaatctgcctgccgcaatgtgtaaaaatggggaatctgcctgccgctatgtgtaaaaatggggaatctgcctgccgcaatgtgtaaaaatggggaatctgcctgccgcaatgtaaaaatggggaatctgcctgccgctatgtgtaaaaagggggacgctgtctgccgtaatgtgtaacaagggcacgctgtctgccgtaatgtgtaaaaaggggacgctgtctgccgttatgtgtaaaaagtgtacgctgtctgccgtaatgtgtaaaaaggggacgctgtctgccgtaatgtgtaaaaagggggacgctgtctgccgttatgtgtataaaagtgtacgctgtctgccgctatgtttaacaaggacacgctgtctgccgttatgtgtaaaaagtgtacgctgtctgccgctatgtgtaacatgggcacgctgtctgccgttatgtgtaaaaaggggacgctgtctgccgttatgtgtaaaaagtgcacgctgtctgccgtaatgtgtaaaaagggggacgctgtctgccgtaatgtgtaaaaaggggacgctgtctgccgtaatgtgtaaaaagaggaatctgtccactgtaacgtgtaaaagggtctctacctggtgtagtggtgctactgtgcagcgtaatttgaataatggagactactgtgcaccgttttatgaattggtattattttgtggccacaccccttccccacgaagccacgccactaagtATTTTTGGACGGGGACGCAGACACATCTTCAAAGTATCT
This region includes:
- the LOC135050201 gene encoding paraneoplastic antigen Ma1 homolog, with protein sequence MENLTVEDIYTWCLQKEKNPKKCLAIGGNFSEFSDEEVVRTIIDKLYGVKRPKIVDKWREEIAILIEAERELDPCMIPMMIMANEEIGRRWYIIWPKRKDEEVSNAHISASRDTPERENAHSNTQGNGANVDGSQFETMVDRVVTQLERWHYEGSYRRLRIFSGIVPVPLGEETFESWKEAAVQQAEGWQCPDKIKRQRVVESLRGPAMGIIQAARRSNPQATLETYFEALDYAYGTLEDVGDLTSRLHHTFQEPGEKLSAYLIRLDTLLYKIVEKGGITREEVDRSRMKQLLRGALTTDSVAQKIRCSGTRETIPTFNELLKEIKQEEVLIEMREKTIKKVKVVQPSIEVNPFEDKIVKMIEEQNKKIEQFIASQSSRNSGNLSQRNNNNSSDRGMGRGNSYNNRGRGCFRCGRMGHRAFECSVNTDGSSSRTPVTNYNAHRGNTTGQGNEQGRAVNPSQSP